A segment of the Sanyastnella coralliicola genome:
ATCCGTGAAAAAAAAAAGGCCGCTTTAGCCTAATTCCAATCGTTGGTGCCAAAGTAAAATCGACGGCACCACCGAAAGCTACCGCTGCTGAAACGGCGAGTAATCAAAGTATTTTCCAAACGAAACCCGAACCAATTGACGCCCCAACAGGCCTCATGAACCGTTCGAACGTACGTATTTCTGAACAGGAGACCTACCGCCTCAATGAGAGCTTGATGAAAAAGCGTCTTGAAGCGGCCAAAGGAAAAGAAGAGAGTCTTCGTCCGACCGACATCGATGAAGATCTTCCTACAGAACCTGTCACTGAAGAGGAAATGGTAGATGCATGGAAACTCTTCTCCGAAGCAGTGAATACGAGCGGACGACGAAGTCTGTTTGCTACCCTCTCTAGCGAGGAACCGCGACTCGAAGGTCTCATGATCAAATTCAAGATTGCCAATGTGGTTCAGGAGAAAGATATGGAACTGGTACGAGGTGAGCTCATGGAGTTCTTGAGAACACGCCTACAGAATTTCTCACTCGATCTCACCGTAGAGCTCAATGCTCAGATTTCAGCCAAAATGAAGTTCTTGACCGAACGCGACAAGTATGATCAGATGGTTGAGAAGAACCCTGTGCTTGAAGAGTTGAGAAAACGACTCGATCTCGACCTCCGTCAATAGGGATTTCCCTTTCTTGGCGAACCAATTTCAGCTTTGTGTGTTCCTATCCCGTGAATGCACGTAAAAACGCGTTCCGAAACGGCAATGAAACACTTTACGAGAAACGGCTTCCGAGCTGTAGGGCTAATTCTATTAATGTTGTGCTTTGCGTCTACCGCATTGGCACAATCAGGGGTGATCAAAGGAAAGGTCACCAACCTGCGAAATAACGAGTCCATTCCCTTCGCAACGGTTATCGTTCAAGGATCTCAAAATGGGGTATCCACAGATATTGATGGGAAGTACGAAATCACCGGATTAGAGCCCGGGCTCTACAACATCGATGTTTCATTCATTGGTTTTGAAAAGAAGACGGTTTTTGAAATCGAAGTGACCAATGCGCGTGCCGCGTTGATAGACGTCCAGCTGGAAGAAACCTCAGTTGAAATAGAAGCAGCAGAGGTCGTTACTTCAAGCTTCAGTAATCGCGAAGAAGCACCCGTATCCGTTCGTAAGATTGGAGTGAATGAGGTCAAGCGAAACCCAGGAGGGAACAGAGATATCTCCAGAGCTATCCGTGCATTGCCTGGGGTAGCCAGCACGCCTTCTTTCCGTAACGATATTATCATCCGTGGAGGAGCTCCGAATGAGAACCGTTTTTACATCGACGGGATCGAGATTCCGAACATCAATCACTTCGCGACGCAAGGAGCAAGTGGAGGACCTGTAGGATTGATTAATGTGGATTTCATTGATGATGTGGAATTCTATTCCGGTGCTTTTCCCGCAGCTCGTGGAAATGCCCTTTCATCGGTCTTAGAATTTGGATTCAAAGAAGGACGCACAGACAAATTCGCTGCGAATGCGGTGGTTGGTTCGTCAGATTTAGGAATCACCTTTGAAGGTCCGACAGGGGAGAAGAGTAGCATTATCATGAGTGCTCGTCGTAGCTACCTTCAATTCCTTTTTCAAGCGCTTGGCCTTCCTTTCCTACCTACGTATAATGACTTCCAAGTAAAATGGAGTAGTCAAATCGACAGCAAGAACAGAATCACGGTTCTGGGCTTGGGAGCCATTGATCAGTTCCAATTAAATACCGAACTAGGGTCAGATACGACGAATGAAGACTTCTTGGAGAACAAGTATATCCTGGACTTCCTTCCAGTGAATACGCAGTGGAATTATACCACTGGAGTGAAGTGGGAACACTTCGGTGAGAATGGATTGACGACGGTGGTTGGAAGTCGAAATATGCTGAACAACCGTGCATTCAAACACGTCGATAACAACGAAGACCTCCCTCTTATTTCAGATTACCTGAGCCAGGAAATCGAGAACAAATTCCGCGTTGAGCGAAAGCTATACCTAGATAAAGGATGGAAGGTCAACATGGGAGTCAACTACGAGTATGCGAAGTACAACAATGATACAGAGCAAGATATTTACTCTTTCGAACAAGATACACTGGTTCGCGTCGACTTCTTTTCTGAGTTCGACATGCATAAATACGGTGCCTTTGCTCAGGTGAGTAAAACATCGACCGATCAACGATTGGTGCTTTCGTTGGGGGTGAGAACAGATGCGAATGAGTACAGCGCAGAGATGTCGAATCCGTTGGATCAATTGAGCCCACGGTTTTCTGCGAGCTACTTCCTAACTCCTCAATTGAGTGCCAACTTCAATACCGGAATCTACTACCAGCTTCCGGCCTACACTGTCTTAGGATTTAGAGAGAATGGCGTCCTTGTGAATCGCGAGAATGGTGTAACCTATATTCGAAACAAGCAGGTGGTGGCAGGATTGCGTTATGATGTAGATTCTCGAAATACCACAATTTCGGTCGAAGGTTTCTACAAAGATTACGACAACTACCCACAAAGTGTCGACCGTCAGCTTTCACTGGCAAACCTAGGTGCAGACTTCGGTGTCATCGGAAATGAGGCCGTGGAAAGCGCTTCCGACGGACGTGCCTATGGTATTGAGTTCTTGTTGCAACAGAAATTGTACAAAGGCTTCTACGGTATCATCTCTTATACCTACGTGCGCAGTGAGTTCACGAACGGTGAAGGCGATTTTATTCCTTCCAGCTGGGACAGCCGTAACCTGATCAGTTTGACTGGAGGGAAGAAGTTCAAGAAGAACTGGGAACTCGGTGCGCGTTTCATCTATTCAGGTGGAACGCCATTTACACCTGTTGATGTAGAGCAAAGTGTTCAAATTCCAGTTTGGAATGCGACGCGTTTTGGTCTTCCTGACTACTCACAGTTGAATGCACTCCGTATTGACGACTTCAGTCAATTGGACGTACGTATCGATAAAAAGTGGTTCTACGAGAAATGGAGTCTAAATGTATTCTTCGACGTTCAGAATGTCCTTGGATTCGTTACCCCTCAACCACCTACAGTGGATGTAGAACGCGACGAAAACGGGAACCCAATTGAAGATCCAAACAACCCAGGATCGTACATTCCGCGCATTCTGGATACCTCTTCGGGTACCGCGCTTCCAACCATCGGTTTGATTATCGAGTTGTGATTCCAGCGATTTCCTGACCTTTGTGCTATGCGCATCGACAAGTACATGTGGGCCGTTCGTATTTTCAAAACCCGCACAACCGCTACCACTGGTTGTAAGGAGGGTAGGGTCACAGTGAACGATGAAGTGGTCAAGCCAGCCCGTGATGTGAAGGTGGGTGAAGTCATCATCATTCGTAAAGGTGCTGTATACTTTCATTGGAAGGTGATTGATCTTCCAAAAAGCAGGGTAGGCCCCAAGCTTGTTGAGCTCTATGCTGAAGATGTGACTCCTGAAGAGGAAATCTTCAAACTAAACATGATCAAAGAAGGACATAATCAACGTCCAAAAGGAATCGGTCGTCCGACCAAACGCCAGCGTCGCGATTGGGATAAATATTTCAAGTAAACCATGGAAGTCGTTGTTCTTACCCCGGAAGAAACTCGGCCGCTAAGGCACAAGGTGCTTTGGCCTCACATTGAGAAAACAGAAGATTGTGTCATTGATATCGATCATCGAGAAGACGCCATCCACCTGGGTGCCATTCATAATGATCAGATCGTTGGTATCTGTTCGCTGTTTGAGATGACCACACCGAAGCTTGATGATGAGAAGCAGTATCGCTTGCGAGCGATGGCAACTGACCCTGATGTCAGAGGAACAGGGGCGGGAAGAGCTATTGTAGAAAAAGCGCTGGAGATCATCGCATCCAAAGGCTATGATGTGCTTTGGTGTGATGCCCGCAAAGTAGCCTTGGGCTTCTATGGTCGTATGGGCTTCGATCGAATTGATGAGTGGTATGAAGTGCGCAATATTGGTCCGCATCAATTGATGTTCTACCGTTTCAACGCTAACGCGGAATAGTTTGGGATTTAACCCAACGATGGACGTAATTTGTACTCGCAATTTTTTGAACCATGCCAGGAGTATCACAGAAAGGAATGGCGATGCCAGCTTCACCAATCAGAAAGTTGGTCCCATACGCCGAAGCAGCTAAGAAAGCAGGAACGAAAGTATTTCACCTGAATATCGGGCAACCTGATATCGAAACACCGCAAGTGGTGAGAGATGCTGTACGTGCCTATGACGAAACGGTGCTTGCTTACTCATTGAGTGAAGGAAACCTTTCATATCGAGAAGGCCTTTCTGCTTACTACCAGAAGCATGATATTCCTGTAAACGTAGAAGACATCCTCATCACAACAGGGGGAAGTGAAGCACTCAGCTTCGTTTTCAATGCGTGTATGGATGCTGGTGATGAAGTGATTATTCCGGAACCCTTCTACGCAAACTACAACGGATTCGCGCAAGCAGCAGGTGTCACTGTTCAATCGGTAACAGCTAAAATCGAAGATGGATTCGCACTTCCTGCAATTGAAGAGTTCGAGCCTCTTATTAATGGTAAGACTCGTGCTATCCTCATTTGCAACCCAGCAAACCCTACGGGTTACCTCTACTCTCGTGAAGAACTAGAGAAATTGCGCGCCCTGGCTCTCGAGCATGATCTATTCCTCATTGCTGATGAGGTGTACCGCGAATTCTGCTACCATGGTGAAAAGCCAACGTCAGTAATGAACCTAGACGGGCTAGATCAGCACGTGATCTTG
Coding sequences within it:
- a CDS encoding TonB-dependent receptor — its product is MLCFASTALAQSGVIKGKVTNLRNNESIPFATVIVQGSQNGVSTDIDGKYEITGLEPGLYNIDVSFIGFEKKTVFEIEVTNARAALIDVQLEETSVEIEAAEVVTSSFSNREEAPVSVRKIGVNEVKRNPGGNRDISRAIRALPGVASTPSFRNDIIIRGGAPNENRFYIDGIEIPNINHFATQGASGGPVGLINVDFIDDVEFYSGAFPAARGNALSSVLEFGFKEGRTDKFAANAVVGSSDLGITFEGPTGEKSSIIMSARRSYLQFLFQALGLPFLPTYNDFQVKWSSQIDSKNRITVLGLGAIDQFQLNTELGSDTTNEDFLENKYILDFLPVNTQWNYTTGVKWEHFGENGLTTVVGSRNMLNNRAFKHVDNNEDLPLISDYLSQEIENKFRVERKLYLDKGWKVNMGVNYEYAKYNNDTEQDIYSFEQDTLVRVDFFSEFDMHKYGAFAQVSKTSTDQRLVLSLGVRTDANEYSAEMSNPLDQLSPRFSASYFLTPQLSANFNTGIYYQLPAYTVLGFRENGVLVNRENGVTYIRNKQVVAGLRYDVDSRNTTISVEGFYKDYDNYPQSVDRQLSLANLGADFGVIGNEAVESASDGRAYGIEFLLQQKLYKGFYGIISYTYVRSEFTNGEGDFIPSSWDSRNLISLTGGKKFKKNWELGARFIYSGGTPFTPVDVEQSVQIPVWNATRFGLPDYSQLNALRIDDFSQLDVRIDKKWFYEKWSLNVFFDVQNVLGFVTPQPPTVDVERDENGNPIEDPNNPGSYIPRILDTSSGTALPTIGLIIEL
- a CDS encoding RNA-binding S4 domain-containing protein, with the protein product MRIDKYMWAVRIFKTRTTATTGCKEGRVTVNDEVVKPARDVKVGEVIIIRKGAVYFHWKVIDLPKSRVGPKLVELYAEDVTPEEEIFKLNMIKEGHNQRPKGIGRPTKRQRRDWDKYFK
- a CDS encoding GNAT family N-acetyltransferase; this translates as MEVVVLTPEETRPLRHKVLWPHIEKTEDCVIDIDHREDAIHLGAIHNDQIVGICSLFEMTTPKLDDEKQYRLRAMATDPDVRGTGAGRAIVEKALEIIASKGYDVLWCDARKVALGFYGRMGFDRIDEWYEVRNIGPHQLMFYRFNANAE
- a CDS encoding pyridoxal phosphate-dependent aminotransferase, yielding MPGVSQKGMAMPASPIRKLVPYAEAAKKAGTKVFHLNIGQPDIETPQVVRDAVRAYDETVLAYSLSEGNLSYREGLSAYYQKHDIPVNVEDILITTGGSEALSFVFNACMDAGDEVIIPEPFYANYNGFAQAAGVTVQSVTAKIEDGFALPAIEEFEPLINGKTRAILICNPANPTGYLYSREELEKLRALALEHDLFLIADEVYREFCYHGEKPTSVMNLDGLDQHVILIDSVSKRYSMCGARIGAMITKNEEVRNTALKFAQARLSPPSLAQLAGEAALQTPQSYFDEVIEEYVERRNVLVDGLNAIPGVRCPKPKGAFYCMAELPVDDAEKFCQWLLESFSHNGNTVMMAPAAGFYKNAETGRKQVRVAYVLNVEELKQAVDCLRAALDAYPGKVEQTNVAHAE